Proteins encoded in a region of the Tripterygium wilfordii isolate XIE 37 chromosome 21, ASM1340144v1, whole genome shotgun sequence genome:
- the LOC119989050 gene encoding uncharacterized protein LOC119989050 isoform X1 produces MAFSAFKSSTRRGNPANTSSSAKTLSDKESRDNSSSKSSKNVSSRRSRSVSASARSNLDVSSSSTSEFLNKRDNPLFWSGGGNNNGVEVDEIVLLKKDVDLSSKSVGAADGSRGRSTSRDGGVGQMQVGRSLSRVDTGRRGRSASQCPVSRRQYINSESEAEQEINLSSKHGSRSNQNGALNCDGKKKSNIVRSSSDVLDKMKSPGFRSSRSPSGTLDFEDGVSTSSYSEAEEKTIKAVFEQMKSFQGDNLGGDGPTSGIYETVRSEVRRAISDIQNDLESAIRRSNAAAIATTSVTDIPPDLVNPAAVELVSDIRREYAKKLEQSQERARKLRADLAVEEHRELELSRILKEVLPDPKSSSLQKSRPGRKASIERRKMSKRLTEEAMAYFDECVSISTFDSSDFSSQEDPPISSVGVTTPVGEHISLSQVGSSISITRPCSRLNDKQELSTKGLFMESHGTLEPSAGSSSRDPTLDHFNSYSSDREQGCKFQFSFSPKSGETFELQEDIKKYVRDFEKDPENVNIKSKDVRSSQYDLEENSLYASRQSLLFDRVIFKNRTESGSMLLCGGCFASALSPFASAI; encoded by the exons ATGGCGTTCTCCGCATTCAAATCGTCGACGAGAAGAGGAAATCCGGCCAATACTTCCTCCTCTGCGAAGACGTTATCTGACAAAGAAAGTAGAGATAATTCGAGTTCGAAGTCATCCAAGAATGTATCGTCTCGCAGATCAAGAAGCGTGAGTGCGTCCGCGAGATCGAACTTGGATGtctcttcttcctccacctCGGAGTTCTTGAACAAGAGAGATAATCCTCTATTTTGGAGCGGAGGTGGCAACAACAATGGCGTGGAAGTTGATGAAATCGTATTGCTCAAGAAGGACGTGGATTTGAGTTCTAAGTCGGTTGGTGCGGCTGATGGTAGTAGGGGACGATCCACTTCGCGAGATGGTGGTGTCGGGCAGATGCAGGTTGGGAGGAGTTTGTCGAGAGTGGATACAGGGCGGCGGGGTCGCTCTGCGTCCCAGTGTCCGGTTTCAAGGCGCCAATATATTAATTCTGAG AGTGAAGCTGagcaagaaattaatttatcatcGAAACATGGAAGTAGAAGTAATCAGAACGGGGCATTGAATTGTGATGGGAAAAAGAAGTCTAACATAGTCAGGAGTAGTTCTGATGTCCTGGATAAAATGAAAAGCCCGGGATTCCGGTCCAGTCGG agTCCTTCGGGTACCTTAGATTTTGAAGATGGAGTTTCAACCAGTTCATATTCTGAAGCTGAagaaaaaaccataaaagcagTGTTTGAACAAATGAAG TCATTCCAGGGGGATAATCTGGGTGGAGATGGCCCTACTAGTGGCATATATGAAACCGTTAGATCTGAAGTCAGACGCGCTATATCTGACATCCAGAATGACCTTGAAAGT GCCATTCGAAGAAGTAATGCAGCTGCTATTGCAACTACCAGTGTAACTGATATTCCTCCTGATTTGGTGAATCCAGCTGCGGTCGAATTAGTTTCTGACATCAGAAGAGAATATGCCAAGAAACTTGAGCAG TCCCAAGAACGAGCTAGAAAACTTCGAGCAGACTTGGCCGTTGAGGAGCACCGTGAGCTGGAGCTGAGTAGAATTCTGAAGGAAGTACTTCCAGATCCCAAGAGCTCAAGTTTGCAAAAATCTCGTCCAGGAAGAAAA GCAAGCATTGAGAGAAGGAAAATGTCGAAACGTCTGACAGAAGAAGCCATGGCGTATTTTGATGAATGTGTATCaatatcaacttttgatagctCTGACTTCTCATCACAAGAAGACCCACCAATTAGTTCAGTTGGAGTAACTACCCCGGTTGGTGAGCATATCTCCTTATCCCAGGTAGGTTCAAGCATTTCAATCACTCGTCCCTGCAGTCGCCTCAATGATAAACAG GAATTAAGCACCAAAGGCCTGTTCATGGAAAGCCACGGCACATTAGAACCATCAGCCGGCAGCAGCAGTAGGGATCCTACTCTGGATCATTTCAATTCATACAGCTCAGACAGAGAGCAAGGGTGCAAATTTCAGTTTTCTTTCTCACCCAAGTCTGGTGAAACTTTTGAGCTTCAAGAAGACATTAAGAAGTACGTTAGAGACTTCGAGAAAGACCCGGAAAATGTCAACATCAAATCAAAGGATGTAAGATCGAGCCAATATGATCTGGAAGAAAATAGCTTGTATGCATCACGCCAAAGCTTATTATTCGACAGAGTGATCTTTAAGAACAGGACAGAGTCTGGAAGCATGCTACTTTGCGGTGGTTGTTTTGCCAGTGCATTATCACCTTTTGCTTCTGCAATTTAA
- the LOC119989050 gene encoding uncharacterized protein LOC119989050 isoform X3: MAFSAFKSSTRRGNPANTSSSAKTLSDKESRDNSSSKSSKNVSSRRSRSVSASARSNLDVSSSSTSEFLNKRDNPLFWSGGGNNNGVEVDEIVLLKKDVDLSSKSVGAADGSRGRSTSRDGGVGQMQVGRSLSRVDTGRRGRSASQCPVSRRQYINSESEAEQEINLSSKHGSRSNQNGALNCDGKKKSNIVRSSSDVLDKMKSPGFRSSRSPSGTLDFEDGVSTSSYSEAEEKTIKAVFEQMKSFQGDNLGGDGPTSGIYETVRSEVRRAISDIQNDLESAIRRSNAAAIATTSVTDIPPDLVNPAAVELVSDIRREYAKKLEQSQERARKLRADLAVEEHRELELSRILKEVLPDPKSSSLQKSRPGRKASIERRKMSKRLTEEAMAYFDECVSISTFDSSDFSSQEDPPISSVGVTTPVGEHISLSQELSTKGLFMESHGTLEPSAGSSSRDPTLDHFNSYSSDREQGCKFQFSFSPKSGETFELQEDIKKYVRDFEKDPENVNIKSKDVRSSQYDLEENSLYASRQSLLFDRVIFKNRTESGSMLLCGGCFASALSPFASAI, translated from the exons ATGGCGTTCTCCGCATTCAAATCGTCGACGAGAAGAGGAAATCCGGCCAATACTTCCTCCTCTGCGAAGACGTTATCTGACAAAGAAAGTAGAGATAATTCGAGTTCGAAGTCATCCAAGAATGTATCGTCTCGCAGATCAAGAAGCGTGAGTGCGTCCGCGAGATCGAACTTGGATGtctcttcttcctccacctCGGAGTTCTTGAACAAGAGAGATAATCCTCTATTTTGGAGCGGAGGTGGCAACAACAATGGCGTGGAAGTTGATGAAATCGTATTGCTCAAGAAGGACGTGGATTTGAGTTCTAAGTCGGTTGGTGCGGCTGATGGTAGTAGGGGACGATCCACTTCGCGAGATGGTGGTGTCGGGCAGATGCAGGTTGGGAGGAGTTTGTCGAGAGTGGATACAGGGCGGCGGGGTCGCTCTGCGTCCCAGTGTCCGGTTTCAAGGCGCCAATATATTAATTCTGAG AGTGAAGCTGagcaagaaattaatttatcatcGAAACATGGAAGTAGAAGTAATCAGAACGGGGCATTGAATTGTGATGGGAAAAAGAAGTCTAACATAGTCAGGAGTAGTTCTGATGTCCTGGATAAAATGAAAAGCCCGGGATTCCGGTCCAGTCGG agTCCTTCGGGTACCTTAGATTTTGAAGATGGAGTTTCAACCAGTTCATATTCTGAAGCTGAagaaaaaaccataaaagcagTGTTTGAACAAATGAAG TCATTCCAGGGGGATAATCTGGGTGGAGATGGCCCTACTAGTGGCATATATGAAACCGTTAGATCTGAAGTCAGACGCGCTATATCTGACATCCAGAATGACCTTGAAAGT GCCATTCGAAGAAGTAATGCAGCTGCTATTGCAACTACCAGTGTAACTGATATTCCTCCTGATTTGGTGAATCCAGCTGCGGTCGAATTAGTTTCTGACATCAGAAGAGAATATGCCAAGAAACTTGAGCAG TCCCAAGAACGAGCTAGAAAACTTCGAGCAGACTTGGCCGTTGAGGAGCACCGTGAGCTGGAGCTGAGTAGAATTCTGAAGGAAGTACTTCCAGATCCCAAGAGCTCAAGTTTGCAAAAATCTCGTCCAGGAAGAAAA GCAAGCATTGAGAGAAGGAAAATGTCGAAACGTCTGACAGAAGAAGCCATGGCGTATTTTGATGAATGTGTATCaatatcaacttttgatagctCTGACTTCTCATCACAAGAAGACCCACCAATTAGTTCAGTTGGAGTAACTACCCCGGTTGGTGAGCATATCTCCTTATCCCAG GAATTAAGCACCAAAGGCCTGTTCATGGAAAGCCACGGCACATTAGAACCATCAGCCGGCAGCAGCAGTAGGGATCCTACTCTGGATCATTTCAATTCATACAGCTCAGACAGAGAGCAAGGGTGCAAATTTCAGTTTTCTTTCTCACCCAAGTCTGGTGAAACTTTTGAGCTTCAAGAAGACATTAAGAAGTACGTTAGAGACTTCGAGAAAGACCCGGAAAATGTCAACATCAAATCAAAGGATGTAAGATCGAGCCAATATGATCTGGAAGAAAATAGCTTGTATGCATCACGCCAAAGCTTATTATTCGACAGAGTGATCTTTAAGAACAGGACAGAGTCTGGAAGCATGCTACTTTGCGGTGGTTGTTTTGCCAGTGCATTATCACCTTTTGCTTCTGCAATTTAA
- the LOC119989050 gene encoding uncharacterized protein LOC119989050 isoform X2 → MAFSAFKSSTRRGNPANTSSSAKTLSDKESRDNSSSKSSKNVSSRRSRSVSASARSNLDVSSSSTSEFLNKRDNPLFWSGGGNNNGVEVDEIVLLKKDVDLSSKSVGAADGSRGRSTSRDGGVGQMQVGRSLSRVDTGRRGRSASQCPVSRRQYINSESEAEQEINLSSKHGSRSNQNGALNCDGKKKSNIVRSSSDVLDKMKSPGFRSSRSPSGTLDFEDGVSTSSYSEAEEKTIKAVFEQMKGDNLGGDGPTSGIYETVRSEVRRAISDIQNDLESAIRRSNAAAIATTSVTDIPPDLVNPAAVELVSDIRREYAKKLEQSQERARKLRADLAVEEHRELELSRILKEVLPDPKSSSLQKSRPGRKASIERRKMSKRLTEEAMAYFDECVSISTFDSSDFSSQEDPPISSVGVTTPVGEHISLSQVGSSISITRPCSRLNDKQELSTKGLFMESHGTLEPSAGSSSRDPTLDHFNSYSSDREQGCKFQFSFSPKSGETFELQEDIKKYVRDFEKDPENVNIKSKDVRSSQYDLEENSLYASRQSLLFDRVIFKNRTESGSMLLCGGCFASALSPFASAI, encoded by the exons ATGGCGTTCTCCGCATTCAAATCGTCGACGAGAAGAGGAAATCCGGCCAATACTTCCTCCTCTGCGAAGACGTTATCTGACAAAGAAAGTAGAGATAATTCGAGTTCGAAGTCATCCAAGAATGTATCGTCTCGCAGATCAAGAAGCGTGAGTGCGTCCGCGAGATCGAACTTGGATGtctcttcttcctccacctCGGAGTTCTTGAACAAGAGAGATAATCCTCTATTTTGGAGCGGAGGTGGCAACAACAATGGCGTGGAAGTTGATGAAATCGTATTGCTCAAGAAGGACGTGGATTTGAGTTCTAAGTCGGTTGGTGCGGCTGATGGTAGTAGGGGACGATCCACTTCGCGAGATGGTGGTGTCGGGCAGATGCAGGTTGGGAGGAGTTTGTCGAGAGTGGATACAGGGCGGCGGGGTCGCTCTGCGTCCCAGTGTCCGGTTTCAAGGCGCCAATATATTAATTCTGAG AGTGAAGCTGagcaagaaattaatttatcatcGAAACATGGAAGTAGAAGTAATCAGAACGGGGCATTGAATTGTGATGGGAAAAAGAAGTCTAACATAGTCAGGAGTAGTTCTGATGTCCTGGATAAAATGAAAAGCCCGGGATTCCGGTCCAGTCGG agTCCTTCGGGTACCTTAGATTTTGAAGATGGAGTTTCAACCAGTTCATATTCTGAAGCTGAagaaaaaaccataaaagcagTGTTTGAACAAATGAAG GGGGATAATCTGGGTGGAGATGGCCCTACTAGTGGCATATATGAAACCGTTAGATCTGAAGTCAGACGCGCTATATCTGACATCCAGAATGACCTTGAAAGT GCCATTCGAAGAAGTAATGCAGCTGCTATTGCAACTACCAGTGTAACTGATATTCCTCCTGATTTGGTGAATCCAGCTGCGGTCGAATTAGTTTCTGACATCAGAAGAGAATATGCCAAGAAACTTGAGCAG TCCCAAGAACGAGCTAGAAAACTTCGAGCAGACTTGGCCGTTGAGGAGCACCGTGAGCTGGAGCTGAGTAGAATTCTGAAGGAAGTACTTCCAGATCCCAAGAGCTCAAGTTTGCAAAAATCTCGTCCAGGAAGAAAA GCAAGCATTGAGAGAAGGAAAATGTCGAAACGTCTGACAGAAGAAGCCATGGCGTATTTTGATGAATGTGTATCaatatcaacttttgatagctCTGACTTCTCATCACAAGAAGACCCACCAATTAGTTCAGTTGGAGTAACTACCCCGGTTGGTGAGCATATCTCCTTATCCCAGGTAGGTTCAAGCATTTCAATCACTCGTCCCTGCAGTCGCCTCAATGATAAACAG GAATTAAGCACCAAAGGCCTGTTCATGGAAAGCCACGGCACATTAGAACCATCAGCCGGCAGCAGCAGTAGGGATCCTACTCTGGATCATTTCAATTCATACAGCTCAGACAGAGAGCAAGGGTGCAAATTTCAGTTTTCTTTCTCACCCAAGTCTGGTGAAACTTTTGAGCTTCAAGAAGACATTAAGAAGTACGTTAGAGACTTCGAGAAAGACCCGGAAAATGTCAACATCAAATCAAAGGATGTAAGATCGAGCCAATATGATCTGGAAGAAAATAGCTTGTATGCATCACGCCAAAGCTTATTATTCGACAGAGTGATCTTTAAGAACAGGACAGAGTCTGGAAGCATGCTACTTTGCGGTGGTTGTTTTGCCAGTGCATTATCACCTTTTGCTTCTGCAATTTAA